Proteins from one Oncorhynchus gorbuscha isolate QuinsamMale2020 ecotype Even-year linkage group LG18, OgorEven_v1.0, whole genome shotgun sequence genomic window:
- the LOC124003410 gene encoding HIG1 domain family member 1A, mitochondrial-like isoform X2 has protein sequence MSSNQDMPTYDENESKFMRKAKESPFVPIGMAGCAAVVAFGLWRLKSRGDTKMSVHLIHMRVGAQGFIVGAMTLGVIYSMYKQYLAPTDPGKDSK, from the exons ATGTCCTCCAACCAAGATATGCCAACATATGATGAGAATGAATCTAAATTTATGAGGAAAGCGAAGGAGTCTCCGTTTGTCCCAATAG GCATGGCAGGATGCGCTGCAGTGGTCGCCTTTGGTCTGTGGAGGCTCAAGTCGCGGGGAGACACAAAGATGTCAGTCCACCTCATCCACATGCGTGTTGGAGCTCAAGGCTTTATAGTAGGCGCAATGACATTAG GGGTGATCTACTCTATGTACAAACAATACCTTGCCCCCACGGACCCAGGTAAAGACAGCAAGTGA
- the LOC124003410 gene encoding HIG1 domain family member 1A, mitochondrial-like isoform X1: protein MTSEVETENKRSQNIASLSGSFDRSNPLLPAVTMSSNQDMPTYDENESKFMRKAKESPFVPIGMAGCAAVVAFGLWRLKSRGDTKMSVHLIHMRVGAQGFIVGAMTLGVIYSMYKQYLAPTDPGKDSK, encoded by the exons ATGACTTCAGAGGTTGAAACAGAGAACAAACGCAGCCAAAACATTGCTTCTTTATCGGGATCTTTCGACAGATCGAAT CCTCTCCTCCCAGCAGTCACCATGTCCTCCAACCAAGATATGCCAACATATGATGAGAATGAATCTAAATTTATGAGGAAAGCGAAGGAGTCTCCGTTTGTCCCAATAG GCATGGCAGGATGCGCTGCAGTGGTCGCCTTTGGTCTGTGGAGGCTCAAGTCGCGGGGAGACACAAAGATGTCAGTCCACCTCATCCACATGCGTGTTGGAGCTCAAGGCTTTATAGTAGGCGCAATGACATTAG GGGTGATCTACTCTATGTACAAACAATACCTTGCCCCCACGGACCCAGGTAAAGACAGCAAGTGA